Proteins from one Podospora pseudocomata strain CBS 415.72m chromosome 4, whole genome shotgun sequence genomic window:
- a CDS encoding hypothetical protein (EggNog:ENOG503NYB1; COG:C), with protein MSMQSCPVSGVAGGQCPAGSVAGSRSSSRMGPRGCSFSGYTQPGDIHAAFDIPRGVDAEEWLRMRERKSINEVLYANIPTVNEISGMKNIDTLNVAEQDLLAVALGAPARQVMIRAEEIGPRTGWKDGYLSVEHGFCPPDYDESPGALANSPGRIWSDLCERMPGCVARGRVRESVAALPIVEGTSEVIPDRALWAAVVALGMLCSIYRYEDNNDGNEGVTVNPTKWRPKCEMGDDLGEELVGIPRSIALPYWQVSRRLGRSIPHLTFFDQSSFNMKLRDKTATYPYVGRFDNMDMRWPVFGERTEIAFQKGCADTSASFQHGPDAIAACQEHVMNRNVEGLLRELIRLKEILERMPNAFHTINTNPNSGENYVPGHQWVRWGKFSAPLSKRCPASSGLQFPPFLVMDAFLGRTSYDSFLGKEGLHLRAWLPSNLRAFIAAIEYHYRIPEFVKQSGDPRLMGVLDGIIEAYVGERGFMGTHRYKVFGILEIASKTGRTETNGLSGAPDSNDKPWEETHKQFSAAMKERLEPFRGKITIEPHEMRGTFEECRYKSRILSRSFVDNDPNRSIAMVTMDLHNTGITFQPGDRLAVMPLNSWAECAKVAAALGLGDYLEYRITPNTQWQRFAQHLGAVSHTSTSHLTVKDILRRGHLAPITKELALKVHDMLRASSNTVLQVLATTEWPVKGSLGDLLQAAVSETNPHIWDRAFDLTGDLSWLCDLIAVEVPRTYSISNYSQELLPSVVELTISRAEYNLCSTFAGEEKIACAGVSSGFLNPFVGSSDELIEDEEDVLIGVSRPLNFQLPIDRAAPVCLFAGGSGIAPMRSFWQARLASHSNAAGRDLLYLGVQSREKFAYEEELRDYVEAGLMEVHLAFSRDSRGLVYDRHSRELVEKEMPPRYIDALIVEQGATISELVMSKKQGGLGGYLYVCGSVAVFDTVMKGIRQALYNYCTSTMEAADTIINKAFAERRFMLDVFMTPKPLPCNLPTIPLSQLARHTGHRPDSRMWIGVHGSVYDVTDFCPMHPGGTLIIKSNAGVDCSKTFDNLAHTNNPEVNSLLTKYFVGQLTPKPDFHGVLELGDLYDLWAAYLRTTVETLVAHQFEMYDIIGAGDVDSARDGYLRESEDVWTRPKAVGMVRVFYDYQSRLLQGGFSALFGPKLQELVLKLSFTLADSAGAGSDVRLPDVLGIIARAKTSPDAIATSQEVALVGQFVGQSSGNIRFAERGIFNYAAKSVELDIELLEDIREEACHGMDAFDSVMVMEAEDDDQRLMVLATFLMQALERMARRLEVFYAKLAKHSVYNPVLERNPARTRWNLVRQRIRDGSFFVLTQETVLGAAPAYMSAQQQKLGVDFDNVMNRIQASIRGAPKASPTPQTLNAMHLARASTAPETSAMATHENNTAVKAMSSFIDANMRSIRRLSKLPSSLTFEQIQAAMEQQHRPPTPPSMISTRSPPMRNTSRATSLERMMASYNGRPLNSRTSQVSGSAAGHMVHGAFGIMAPHPIRSPPTPPLDGATAMTAMMGKLNVRSRGRSVPPSPAGSVGSTGTRVGRSMSVRSVSQSRPPAHAPRLSTTSLRSFRLGSQGGDRMPLRVAPTF; from the exons ATGTCTATGCAATCATGTCCGGTGTCTGGCGTGGCCGGCGGCCAGTGTCCTGCTGGTTCAGTTGCTGGCAGCCGGTCCAGCAGCCGCATGGGACCTCGAGGCTGCTCCTTTTCTGGCTATACCCAACCGGGAGACATTCACGCAGCATTTGAT ATCCCCCGAGGAGTGGATGCCGAAGAGTGGCTGCGAATGAGGGAACGCAAGTCGATCAACGAGGTGCTGTATGCCAATATTCCAACAGTCAACGAGATCAGTGGAATGAAGAACATCGATACACTCAATGTGGCCGAACAGGATCTTTTGGCTGTTGCACTAGGGGCCCCTGCGCGTCAAGTAATGATCAGAGCTGAGGAGATTGGACCAAGGACTGGCTGGAAAGATGGGTACCTCAGCGTCGAGCACGGGTTTTGTCCACCAGATTACGACGAGTCTCCTGGTGCTCTCGCCAACTCACCGGGACGGATATGGTCAGATTTGTGTGAACGAATGCCGGGATGTGTGGCCAGGGGTCGTGTCCGGGAATCTGTTGCCGCCCTCCCCATCGTTGAGGGAACATCAGAAGTCATTCCAGACAGGGCATTGTGGGCAGCGGTGGTAGCTCTCGGTATGCTGTGCTCCATCTATCGATACGAGGATAACAACGACGGCAACGAGGGAGTAACGGTCAATCCTACGAAATGGCGGCCCAAGTGCGAAATGGGAGACGATCTGGGAGAAGAGCTGGTTGGAATTCCGCGAAGCATTGCGCTACCATACTGGCAGGTTTCAAGGCGCCTCGGTCGATccatcccccatctcacCTTCTTTGACCAATCATCC TTCAACATGAAGTTGCGTGACAAGACCGCCACATACCCATACGTGGGAAGATTCGACAACATGGACATGCGATGGCCTGTCTTTGGCGAGAGGACAGAGATTGCCTTCCAGAAGGGCTGTGCCGATACGTCGGCATCATTCCAACATGGCCCCGATGCCATAGCAGCCTGCCAGGAACACGTCATGAACCGCAATGTCGAGGGCCTCCTTCGAGAGCTGATACGACTCAAGGAAATCCTCGAACGCATGCCCAATGCCTTTCACACCATCAACACGAATCCCAACTCGGGTGAAAACTACGTTCCAGGCCACCAATGGGTTCGCTGGGGCAAGTTCTCAGCGCCTCTGAGCAAACGTTGCCCTGCTTCATCCGGTCTTCagttccccccttttctcgtCATGGATGCGTTCTTGGGCCGCACCAGTTACGACTCTTTTCTCGGCAAGGAGGGTCTGCATCTTCGTGCATGGCTTCCCTCCAATCTTCGGGCCTTTATTGCCGCCATCGAATACCACTACCGCATCCCCGAATTTGTTAAACAGTCGGGCGATCCAAGGCTCATGGGTGTCCTTGATGGTATCATCGAGGCGTATGTGGGTGAAAGGGGGTTCATGGGCACACA CCGGTACAAAGTCTTTGGCATTCTCGAGATTGCAAGCAAGACAGGGAGGACAGAGACAAATGGTCTGTCGGGCGCCCCTGATTCCAACGACAAGCCGTGGGAGGAGACGCACAAGCAATTCTCAGCGGCGATGAAAGAGCGCCTCGAGCCATTCCGTGGCAAGATCACCATCGAACCCCATGAGATGCGCGGGACTTTTGAGGAGTGTCGGTACAAGTCCCGGATCTTGAGCCGGTCCTTTGTTGACAACGACCCCAACCGGTCCATCGCCATGGTTACCATGGATCTACACAACACTGGAATCACCTTCCAACCAGGTGATCGCCTGGCTGTCATGCCGCTGAATAGCTGGGCCGAGTGTGCCAAAGTTGCTGCAGCCCTGGGGCTGGGGGACTACCTCGAATACCGGATCACGCCCAACACCCAGTGGCAGCGGTTCGCGCAGCACCTGGGCGCCGTTTCACATACCTCCACATCACACCTCACAGTCAAGGATATCCTGAGGCGTGGCCATCTAGCGCCCATCACTAAGGAGCTCGCCCTCAAGGTCCATGACATGCTGCGTGCCTCATCCAACACAGTGCTTCAGGTTCTGGCGACAACTGAGTGGCCGGTCAAGGGCTCTCTCGGCGACCTGCTTCAAGCCGCTGTGAGTGAGACCAACCCGCACATCTGGGATCGTGCTTTTGACCTCACCGGGGACTTGTCGTGGCTCTGTGATCTCATCGCAGTGGAAGTCCCCAGGACATATTCCATCTCCAATTACTCTCAGGAGCTTCTCCCTTCGGTGGTTGAGTTGACCATCTCCCGGGCTGAGTACAACCTATGCTCGACATTCgcgggagaagagaagattGCATGCGCAGGTGTTAGCAGTGGCTTTCTTAATCCGTTTGTGGGTTCCAGTGATGAGCTcatcgaggatgaggaggatgtgctcATTGGGGTCAGCCGACCGCTCAACTTCCAGTTGCCAATCGACCGGGCGGCGCCGGTTTGCCTCTTCGCTGGTGGCTCCGGTATCGCGCCGATGCGAAGCTTTTGGCAGGCCCGCCTGGCCTCCCACAGCAACGCGGCTGGTCGAGACCTCTTGTATCTGGGAGTTCAGTCTCGAGAGAAATTTGCGTATGAAGAGGAGCTGCGTGATTACGTCGAGGCCGGCCTGATGGAAGTCCATCTTGCATTCTCCCGGGATAGCCGTGGCCTGGTTTACGACCGACACTCGCGCGAGTTGGTCGAGAAGGAGATGCCACCACGGTATATTGATGCCCTCATAGTGGAGCAGGGTGCCACCATCTCGGAGTTGGTCATGTCGAAAAAGCAGGGCGGCCTTGGTGGCTATCTTTATGTCTGCGGCTCGGTGGCTGTTTTTGACACGGTAATGAAGGGGATACGCCAGGCTCTTTACAACTACTGCACCTCGACCATGGAGGCTGccgacaccatcatcaacaaggcTTTTGCCGAGCGGCGCTTCATGTTGGATGTCTTCATGACCCCCAAGCCCTTGCCGtgcaacctccccaccattcCTCTCTCGCAGCTGGCCCGTCACACCGGCCATCGACCCGACAGCCGCATGTGGATTGGGGTGCACGGCAGTGTCTACGACGTGACAGACTTTTGCCCCATGCATCCTGGTGGCACCTTGATCATCAAGTCCAACGCCGGAGTTGACTGCTCCAAGACGTTTGACAACCTTGctcacaccaacaaccccgagGTCAACAGCCTGTTAACGAAGTACTTTGTTGGCCAGCTCACACCAAAGCCAGACTTCCACGGGGTCCTGGAACTTGGAGATTTGTATGATCTTTGGGCTGCTTACCTGCGCACAACTGTTGAGACCCTGGTTGCTCACCAGTTTGAGATGTATGACATTATCGGCGCTGGTGATGTGGATAGCGCTAGGGATGGGTACCTCCGGGAATCTGAGGACGTTTGGACGCGTCCCAAGGCCGTGGGAATGGTTAGGGTGTTTTATGACTACCAGTCTCGTCTGCTGCAGGGAGGTTTCTCTGCGCTGTTTGGCCCCAAGCTTCAGGAACTCGTGCTTAAGCTGTCCTTCACCCTTGCTGATAGCGCTGGTGCTGGATCCGACGTGCGGCTGCCCGACGTGCTGGGAATCATTGCGCGCGCAAAGACATCTCCGGACGCCATTGCAACATCTCAGGAAGTCGCTCTGGTCGGTCAGTTTGTCGGCCAGAGCAGTGGCAACATCAGGTTTGCTGAGCGTGGCATCTTCAACTACGCCGCCAAGAGCGTTGAGCTTGACATCGAGTTGCTGGAGGATATTCGCGAGGAAGCATGTCACGGCATGGACGCCTTTGACAGCGTCATGGTTATGGAGgccgaagacgacgaccaGCGCTTGATGGTGCTGGCGACTTTTCTCATGCAGGCCCTGGAGCGCATGGCCAGGAGATTGGAGGTGTTTTACGCAAAGCTCGCCAAGCACAGCGTGTACAACCCCGTGCTCGAGCGTAACCCGGCAAGAACTCGCTGGAATCTGGTGAGGCAGAGAATTCGGGATGGGTCTTTCTTTGTCCTGACCCAAGAGACTGTGCTTGGTGCTGCACCGGCATACATGTCagcccagcagcagaagctGGGCGTTGACTTTGACAATGTCATGAACAGAATCCAGGCGAGCATCCGCGGCGCTCCGAAGGCCAGCCCAACGCCACAAACACTGAATGCAATGCACCTCGCCAGGGCGAGCACGGCTCCAGAAACGAGCGCCATGGCGACGCACGAAAACAACACGGCAGTCAAAGCCATGTCCAGCTTCATCGATGCCAACATGAGGTCCATCCGCCGGCTGAGCAAGCTGCCATCCTCATTGACCTTTGAGCAGATCCAAGCCGCCATGGAGCAACAGCATCGaccacccaccccgccatccaTGATTTCCACACGGTCACCTCCCATGAGGAACACGTCTCGCGCCACGTCGCTGGAGCGCATGATGGCGTCCTACAACGGCAGACCACTGAACTCTAGAACATCACAAGTGTCTGGTTCTGCCGCCGGCCACATGGTGCACGGTGCCTTTGGCATCATGGCGCCTCATCCCATAAGATCACCCCCTACTCCACCGCTCGACGGCGCAACGGCCATGACGGCCATGATGGGCAAACTAAATGTTCGGTCTCGTGGTCGGTCCGTcccgccctcgccggcggGCTCGGTAGGAAGCACAGGAACCCGCGTCGGCCGCAGCATGAGCGTGCGGTCGGTTTCGCAGTCGCGGCCACCAGCGCACGCACCCAGACTCTCCACGACCTCGCTTCGGTCATTCAGGTTAGGAAGTCAGGGAGGAGATAGGATGCCCCTCAGAGTCGCGCCCACATTTtag
- the gms1_1 gene encoding UDP-galactose transporter Gms1 (EggNog:ENOG503NW7T; COG:G): MALPTAAPQSGPSLLGLPMKQASLITLTFQNSALILIMHYSRVMTPPGDHRYFASTAVLLNELLKLAMSLTFAIYEVSRSLAPQTPATVLLEQVYHSVFSGDGWKLAIPAVLYTLENTLQYVALGNLDAVHFQVLFQLKIITTAVFMVVLLGRTLGARRWLSLVILTMGVSVVSLPSASSPDLSVDIHDFSDHFFPRSVHELGQFAGGVVEAARELTKRGVTGLVGELTRRSATYEGIKEDQEPTLPTMNYSVGVTAVLVAALVSGLTGVYFEKVLKDSTTPASVWTRNIQLSFYSLFPALFVGVVFNDGREIARHGFFDGYNAVVWTAIVFQSVGGILSSICIQYADNIAKNFATSISIIISFLFSVFFFDLEITASFLFGTALVLGATYLYTLPEGKRARPPPISIASYEKTTVEGTPRYLDQDRLSVNPLDSAHGAALSSSRPASPLHFHPRTPSSRGKRAEE, translated from the exons ATGGCTCTCCCCACCGCAGCGCCCCAGAGCGGGCCAAGCTTGCTGGGCCTGCCAATGAAGCAGGCCTCCCTGATCACA TTAACATTCCAAAATTCCGCATTAATACTT ATTATGCATTACTCTCGAGTTATGACACCTCCAGGTGACCACCGATACTTTGCTTCGACTGCCGTGCTCCTCAAtgagcttctcaaactcgCTATGTCCCTCACCTTTGCCATTTACGAAGTATCCCGAAGCCTGGCGCCCCAGACCCCGGCAACAGTCCTGCTTGAGCAAGTGTATCATTCGGTATTTTCAGGCGATGGGTGGAAGCTGGCCATTCCGGCTGTGCTGTACACGCTGGAGAACACGCTCCAATATGTTGCGCTTGGGAACCTGGATGCGGTGCATTTCCAGGTCTTGTTCCAATTAAAG ATCATCACGACAGCAGTGTTTATGGTGGTACTGCTGGGCCGGACGCTTGGGGCCAGGCGGTGGCTATCCCTTGTCATCCTGACTATGGGGGTGTCAGTTGTATCGCTTCCGTCGGCCAGTTCCCCGGATCTTTCGGTTGACATCCACGATTTCAGCGACCACTTTTTCCCACGGTCAGTCCACGAACTCGGCCAatttgctggtggtgtcgtggaggcggcgagggaaTTGACAAAACGAGGTGTCACtgggctggttggggagcTGACTCGACGATCGGCCACCTACGAAGGCATCAAAGAGGACCAGGAACCTACGTTGCCGACGATGAACTACTCGGTGGGCGTTACGGCTGTTTTGGTCGCAGCACTTGTCTCGGGGCTGACGGGGGTTTACTTCGAGAAGGTGCTGAAGGACTCTACCACACCAGCCTCTGTGTGGACGAGGAATATCCAGTTGTCATTTTACTCGCTATTCCCCGCACTGTTTGTTGGGGTCGTCTTCAACGACGGACGGGAGATCGCCAGGCATGGTTTCTTCGACGGATACAATGCGGTTGTCTGGACAGCAATTGTGTTTCAGTCGGTGGGCGGAATTTTGTCGAGCATCTGCATTCAATACGCAGACAACATTGCAAAGAACTTTGCgaccagcatcagcatcatcatcagcttcCTTTTCAGCGTGTTTTTCTTCGACTTGGAGATTACAGCATCG TTCTTGTTTGGCACAGCTCTTGTGCTGGGAGCCACATACTTGTACACCCTCCCAGAAGGAAAACGCGCGcggccaccacccatcagCATCGCCAGCTACGAGAAGACAACAGTGGAGGGCACCCCGCGATATCTGGATCAGGACAGGCTGAGCGTCAACCCCTTGGACTCTGCTCACGGTGCAGCTCTGTCTTCGTCCAGGCCCGCTTCGCCGCTGCATTTCCACCCTCGCACGCCTTCTTCGAGGGGGAAGCGGGCTGAAGAGTGA
- a CDS encoding hypothetical protein (COG:G; COG:M; EggNog:ENOG503NUKU): protein MTEKKILAVFGATGQQGGSVISQLVSEPAASLPNISQFHLRALTSHSLPISSTSSIPLEQWYRLIGSSPDTDTADNTTNNTTNTIQVTPQVDFHTPSTLLPALKDVHTAFIMTTPSFSPVTSDDPNSSKEFLAVQNILSAALAQKVDTVLFSTLPNITELSSGKYTRVTPFDDKARAEAYIRSLHPQIKSAFLSLGFFMSNWLTQGFLAPRYDEDTDSWVMRLHVAGGTGIPLVDAGRDTGKFVAAILERGVDGTGEAVLAAEGVYALDRIAEVFSRHTGQRVRYEQVTVEEFRETGLKGFPESLKDVLVEGYSALEEFGHAGKETGALVEEGKRLVRECGLGELVSLEEFLKKEGYVLGEGPRSKQWGS from the coding sequence ATGACAGAAAAGAAGATCCTCGCCGTGTTTGGCGCAACAGGTCAACAAGGCGGCTCCGTCATCAGCCAACTCGTCTCTGAACCCGCGGcttccctcccaaacatCTCACAGTTCCACCTCCGCGCCCTCACCAGCCACTCCTTGCCCATttcctcaacttcttctATCCCACTCGAACAATGGTACCGCCTCATCGGCAGTTCCCCTGATACCGATACcgccgacaacaccaccaacaacaccaccaacaccatccaagTCACCCCCCAAGTCGACTtccacaccccctccaccctcctccccgccctcaaAGACGTCCACACAGCCTTCATCAtgaccaccccctccttcagccCCGTGACCTCAGACGACCCCAACTCCAGCAAAGAATTCCTCGCCGTCCAAaacatcctctccgccgccctcgcccaaAAAGTCGACACCGTCCTCttcagcaccctccccaacatcaccgaGCTCTCGTCGGGTAAATACACCCGCGTCACACCCTTTGACGACAAGGCCCGCGCAGAAGCTTACATTCGCTCGCTGCACCCGCAAATCAAATCAGCGTTTCTGTCGCTTGGGTTCTTCATGAGCAACTGGCTGACGCAGGGGTTCTTGGCGCCGAGGTATGATGAGGACACGGACAGTTGGGTTATGAGGCTGCATGTTGCTGGGGGGACGGGGATACCGCTTGTTGACGCGGGGAGGGACACGGGGAAGTTTGTGGCGGCGATTTTGGAACGTGGGGTGGATGGGACCGGGGAGGCGGTGCTGGCTGCGGAGGGGGTGTACGCTTTGGATCGGATCGCCGAGGTTTTCTCGCGGCACACGGGGCAGAGGGTGAGGTATGAGCAGGTCACGGTGGAGGAGTTTAGGGAGACGGGATTGAAGGGGTTTCCGGAGAGTTTGAAGGAtgttttggtggaggggtatTCAGCgctggaggagtttggtcacgcggggaaggagacgggggcgttggtggaggaggggaagaggctggtgagggagtgcgggttgggggagctggtgagtttggaggagtttttgaagaaggaagggtatgttttgggggagggccCCCGATCGAAGCAGTGGGGTTCTTGA
- a CDS encoding hypothetical protein (EggNog:ENOG503PQMH), whose translation MKMNRFGTRNLLRPVLQQTQGRLTKRCYSNLPPQGPHVGEKGTAKVYNKDGTNPNKNFVYLGAGVLGLGAVYFMFGGKKKSGNSAAAAADRAA comes from the exons ATGAAGATGAACCGCTTCGGAACGCGCAACCTCCTTCGTCCCGTCCTGCAGCAGACCCAGGGAAGGCTCACAAAAAGATGCTACTCCAATCTGCCGCCTCAGGGACCCCATGTGGGTGAAAAAGGAACAGCGAAGGTGTACAACAAGGATGGAACGAACCCCAACAAGAACTTCGT TTATCTGGGAGCAGGCGTGCTAGGTCTCGGGGCCGTATATTTCATGTTTGgaggcaagaagaagagcgggaATTCGGCTGCGGCCGCGGCTGACCGAGCTGCTTGA
- a CDS encoding hypothetical protein (EggNog:ENOG503P0MB) yields MLRQLVLLSLALIPGSLAQVSEGFENGWDQSAWPTYAPDCSQGGKVTLDTANAHSGKNSMRVDGGGGYCGHIFFGTSKVPTGDVYVRAWIKASKALTAAHVTFITMPDSAQGNKKHLRIGGQNSILMFNRESDDATLPDLSPQGVATSAALPTGSWQCFEYHLGPDGTIETWLNDKVITGLTSKPGTANPNAAQWQRSSIKPKVTAINFGWESYGGDTNTFWYDDIVVSSTRVGCA; encoded by the exons ATGTTGCGCCAACTCGTTCTTCTCTCACTTGCTCTCATCCCCGGATCCCTGGCCCAGGTCTCGGAAGGGTTCGAAAACGGATGGGACCAGTCGGCATGGCCAACATACGCGCCGGACTGCAGCCAGGGGGGCAAAGTCACTCTTGACACCGCCAACGCACACAGCGGGAAGAACTCCATGCGAgtcgatggcggcggtggttaCTGTGGTCATATCTTCTTCGGCACTTCCAAGGTGCCCACTGGAGATGTATACGTCAGGGCATGGAT CAAAGCATCCAAGGCGCTCACGGCGGCGCACGTCACCTTCATCACAATGCCCGACTCGGCGCAgggcaacaagaagcaccTTCGTATCGGCGGCCAGAACAGCATCCTCATGTTCAACCGCGAGTCAGACGATGCCACCCTCCCTGATCTCTCGCCACAGGGTGTGGCCACCTCGGCCGCTCTCCCTACAGGCAGCTGGCAGTGCTTTGAATACCATCTGGGACCTGACGGCACGATCGAGACGTGGCTGAATGACAAGGTCATCACCGGGCTGACAAGCAAGCCAGGCACTGCCAACCCCAATGCCGCGCAGTGGCAGAGAAGCTCAATCAAGCCAAAGGTCACGGCCATCAATTTCGGCTGGGAGTCTTATGGCGGGgacaccaacaccttctgGTATGATGATATCGTCGTTTCGTCGACCCGTGTGGGATGCGCGTGA